Proteins encoded by one window of Arachis hypogaea cultivar Tifrunner chromosome 1, arahy.Tifrunner.gnm2.J5K5, whole genome shotgun sequence:
- the LOC112801930 gene encoding UDP-glycosyltransferase 84B2: MGMNVIVLSLALPSHIMVVLKVAKRLISKGVHHVTIVTTEEARDNILRIPNSQSSNISFEFFSDGLSLDNDRIDREEVINSLETKGSKNLSSLISTLTKTREYSCMIISGVFHWATNIGVEHGIPCALLWIGSSSVFSICYRYFKGINVFPVEDLNENVRIPGLPTSFEVRDVHSFMLPNTPEILRKVLIDLFKSFDKVKWVIGISIYEIEEEVVKSIASLTPFYTIGPLVSPFLLGKKETNDDNVNNVHMWYAEDSCIEWLDNKPSTSVIYVSFGSLVVLSKKEIHNLAMALKNINKPFLWVLNPSKKDCVEELPPEFLQDTKGMGLVVKWCNQERVLRHPSVACFVSHGGFSSIMETIVAGVPVVCLPYFSDHPTNAMLITNVFGNGVRIKCGEDCVVSAEEFERCIWEVTDGPNARKIKNNALEMKKLARKASQEGGSADNNIGQFINEIMK; this comes from the coding sequence ATGGGAATGAATGTTATTGTGCTTTCATTAGCCTTACCAAGCCATATCATGGTTGTTTTGAAAGTTGCCAAGCGCCTTATTTCAAAGGGCGTTCATCATGTTACCATTGTCACCACAGAAGAAGCACGTGACAACATCCTAAGAATCCCAAATTCACAAAGCTCAAACATCAGCTTTGAGTTTTTTTCTGATGGCCTTAGCCTTGATAATGATCGTATCGATCGAGAGGAAGTAATCAATTCTCTTGAAACAAAAGGCTCCAAGAATTTATCTAGCCTCATCTCTACTCTCACTAAAACTCGAGAATATTCTTGTATGATTATCAGTGGAGTCTTCCACTGGGCTACAAATATTGGTGTTGAGCATGGAATTCCTTGTGCGCTACTTTGGATTGGATCTTCTTCCGTGTTTTCCATTTGTTATCGCTACTTCAAGGGCATTAATGTGTTCCCCGTGGAGGACCTTAATGAGAATGTGCGCATACCAGGATTGCCAACAAGCTTTGAGGTCAGAGATGTTCATTCCTTTATGCTTCCTAATACCCCTGAAATATTGAGAAAAGTATTGATAGATTTATTCAAATCATTTGACAAGGTGAAATGGGTCATAGGGATCTCTATTTATGAGATCGAGGAAGAGGTAGTGAAGTCCATAGCTTCGCTAACCCCTTTTTACACGATCGGGCCACTTGTTTCACCATTTTTGTTGGGAAAAAAGGAAACTAATGATGATAATGTTAATAACGTGCATATGTGGTATGCTGAAGATTCCTGCATAGAATGGCTAGATAATAAGCCATCTACCTCTGTTATATATGTGTCATTTGGAAGCTTGGTTGTGTTGTCCAAGAAAGAAATACATAACTTAGCTATGGCTTTGAAGAACATCAACAAACCATTCTTGTGGGTGCTTAACCCATCCAAGAAAGATTGTGTTGAAGAATTACCACCTGAGTTTCTACAAGACACAAAAGGAATGGGCTTGGTGGTGAAATGGTGCAATCAAGAGAGGGTTTTGAGGCATCCTTCTGTGGCATGCTTTGTGAGTCATGGTGGGTTTAGCTCCATTATGGAGACTATCGTTGCTGGGGTGCCAGTTGTTTGTCTTCCATATTTTTCTGACCATCCTACAAATGCTATGCTTATAACTAATGTATTTGGAAATGGGGTTAGAATCAAGTGTGGGGAAGATTGTGTTGTTAGTGCTGAAGAGTTTGAAAGGTGCATTTGGGAAGTCACGGATGGGCCCAATGCTAGAAAGATAAAGAATAACGCATTAGAGATGAAAAAGTTGGCGAGAAAGGCATCACAAGAAGGAGGTAGTGCTGACAACAACATAGGCCAGTTTATCAATGAAATTATGAAATGA